The Trichosurus vulpecula isolate mTriVul1 chromosome 4, mTriVul1.pri, whole genome shotgun sequence genome contains a region encoding:
- the LOC118845679 gene encoding epoxide hydrolase 1-like isoform X3 has translation MTERHDLSSDLSGSRIAYDTRWDQAWDFRSLGNSQEDETPSSNADMWLQIFVVLFVVRLIYWIRNRKNNEKLEMKDAWWGPGSKPRSQEDDSIRPFKVETSEEEIKDLHQRIDMTRYTPPLEDSGFQYGFNSNYLKKVVSYWRNQFDWKKQVEILNQYPHFKTKIEGIDIHFIHVKPTKPPAGHKVKPLLMIHGWPGSFYEFYKIIPLLTDPESHGMNYNQVFEVICPSIPGYGFSEAPYKQGFNTVAAAQIFCKLMSRLGFQEFFVQGGDWGSLICTNIAQMAPLKFPLDDLLTNVMIYWVTGNIIPSQRFYKENMGRGIGVEKHSKMQVFVPAGLSTFPYELLHCPESWARKKFPSLCSYTHMSRGGHFAAFEEPLLLAEDIQKFMGAIKGK, from the exons atgACTGAGAGGCAtgacctgagctcagatctttctggctccaggatTGCCTATGATACAAGATGGGACCAAGCATGGGATTTCAGGAGTTTAGGGAACTCTCAGGAGGATGAAACCCCTTCTTCTAatgcag ATATGTGGTTACAGATTTTTGTCGTCCTGTTTGTGGTCCGTTTAATCTACTGGATCCGTAacaggaaaaataatgaaaaattggaaatgaaagaCGCATGGTGGGGCCCAGGAAGTAAGCCTAGGTCACAGGAGGATGACAGTATCCGTCCCTTCAAGGTGGAAACCTCAGAGGAGGAGATCAAG GACTTACACCAGAGGATTGATATGACTCGATACACACCGCCCCTGGAAGATTCCGGCTTCCAATATGGGTTCAACTCTAATTACCTAAAGAAGGTGGTTTCCTATTGGAGGAACCAGTTTGATTGGAAGAAGCAGGTGGAGATTCTCAACCAATACCCTCATTTCAAAACTAAGATTGAAG GGATTGACATCCACTTTATCCACGTGAAGCCCACAAAACCACCAGCAGGCCACAAAGTAAAACCATTGTTAATGATTCATGGTTGGCCTGGCTCCTTCTACGAATTTTACAAGATCATACCCCTCCTGACTGACCCTGAGAGCCATGGCATGAATTATAACCAGGTCTTTGAAGTCATCTGCCCTTCCATTCCTGGCTATGGCTTCTCTGAAGCACCTTACAAGCAAG GCTTCAACACTGTGGCTGCTGCTCAGATCTTCTGTAAACTGATGAGCCGCCTGGGCTTCCAAGAATTCTTCGTCCAGGGTGGTGACTGGGGTTCTCTGATCTGTACCAACATAGCCCAGATGGCGCCCTT GAAGTTTCCTTTGGATGATCTGCTGACTAATGTCATGATCTACTGGGTGACCGGCAACATCATCCCCTCACAGCGATTCTACAAGGAGAATATGGGCCGAGGCATAGGTGTAGAGAAGCATTCAAA GATGCAGGTATTTGTGCCCGCTGGTCTGTCCACCTTTCCCTATGAGCTGCTGCACTGCCCAGAAAGTTGGGCTCGGAAAAAATTCCCCTCTCTCTGCTCCTACACTCATATGTCCCGAGGGGGCCACTTTGCTGCCTTTGAGGAGCCTCTGCTGCTTGCAGAAGACATCCAAAAGTTCATGGGGGCAATAAAGGGGAAGTGA
- the LOC118845679 gene encoding epoxide hydrolase 1-like isoform X1 — MTERHDLSSDLSGSRIAYDTRWDQAWDFRSLGNSQEDETPSSNADMWLQIFVVLFVVRLIYWIRNRKNNEKLEMKDAWWGPGSKPRSQEDDSIRPFKVETSEEEIKDLHQRIDMTRYTPPLEDSGFQYGFNSNYLKKVVSYWRNQFDWKKQVEILNQYPHFKTKIEGIDIHFIHVKPTKPPAGHKVKPLLMIHGWPGSFYEFYKIIPLLTDPESHGMNYNQVFEVICPSIPGYGFSEAPYKQGFNTVAAAQIFCKLMSRLGFQEFFVQGGDWGSLICTNIAQMAPLQVKGIHMNMCLLDSQTFFVLGSLLVGRWFPSLFGFQKRDLELLYPAKNILYTMFRESGYMHIQATKPDTVGCALNNCPVGLAAYILEKFSTWRTSEYLYLEDGGLEKKFPLDDLLTNVMIYWVTGNIIPSQRFYKENMGRGIGVEKHSKMQVFVPAGLSTFPYELLHCPESWARKKFPSLCSYTHMSRGGHFAAFEEPLLLAEDIQKFMGAIKGK; from the exons atgACTGAGAGGCAtgacctgagctcagatctttctggctccaggatTGCCTATGATACAAGATGGGACCAAGCATGGGATTTCAGGAGTTTAGGGAACTCTCAGGAGGATGAAACCCCTTCTTCTAatgcag ATATGTGGTTACAGATTTTTGTCGTCCTGTTTGTGGTCCGTTTAATCTACTGGATCCGTAacaggaaaaataatgaaaaattggaaatgaaagaCGCATGGTGGGGCCCAGGAAGTAAGCCTAGGTCACAGGAGGATGACAGTATCCGTCCCTTCAAGGTGGAAACCTCAGAGGAGGAGATCAAG GACTTACACCAGAGGATTGATATGACTCGATACACACCGCCCCTGGAAGATTCCGGCTTCCAATATGGGTTCAACTCTAATTACCTAAAGAAGGTGGTTTCCTATTGGAGGAACCAGTTTGATTGGAAGAAGCAGGTGGAGATTCTCAACCAATACCCTCATTTCAAAACTAAGATTGAAG GGATTGACATCCACTTTATCCACGTGAAGCCCACAAAACCACCAGCAGGCCACAAAGTAAAACCATTGTTAATGATTCATGGTTGGCCTGGCTCCTTCTACGAATTTTACAAGATCATACCCCTCCTGACTGACCCTGAGAGCCATGGCATGAATTATAACCAGGTCTTTGAAGTCATCTGCCCTTCCATTCCTGGCTATGGCTTCTCTGAAGCACCTTACAAGCAAG GCTTCAACACTGTGGCTGCTGCTCAGATCTTCTGTAAACTGATGAGCCGCCTGGGCTTCCAAGAATTCTTCGTCCAGGGTGGTGACTGGGGTTCTCTGATCTGTACCAACATAGCCCAGATGGCGCCCTT ACAGGTGAAAGGCATCCATATGAATATGTGCTTGCTTGATTCTCAAACCTTCTTCGTCTTGGGGTCTCTTCTGGTGGGACGGTGGTTCCCATCGCTTTTTGGCTTCCAGAAGAGGGATTTGGAGTTGTTGTACCCTGCCAAAAATATCCTCTATACAATGTTTAGGGAATCTGGCTACATGCACATCCAGGCCACCAAGCCTGATACTGTAG GCTGTGCACTGAATAACTGCCCTGTGGGATTGGCTGCCTATATCCTGGAGAAGTTCTCCACATGGCGCACTTCAGAATATCTATACCTAGAGGATGGAGGCCTGGAGAA GAAGTTTCCTTTGGATGATCTGCTGACTAATGTCATGATCTACTGGGTGACCGGCAACATCATCCCCTCACAGCGATTCTACAAGGAGAATATGGGCCGAGGCATAGGTGTAGAGAAGCATTCAAA GATGCAGGTATTTGTGCCCGCTGGTCTGTCCACCTTTCCCTATGAGCTGCTGCACTGCCCAGAAAGTTGGGCTCGGAAAAAATTCCCCTCTCTCTGCTCCTACACTCATATGTCCCGAGGGGGCCACTTTGCTGCCTTTGAGGAGCCTCTGCTGCTTGCAGAAGACATCCAAAAGTTCATGGGGGCAATAAAGGGGAAGTGA
- the LOC118845679 gene encoding epoxide hydrolase 1-like isoform X2, with amino-acid sequence MWLQIFVVLFVVRLIYWIRNRKNNEKLEMKDAWWGPGSKPRSQEDDSIRPFKVETSEEEIKDLHQRIDMTRYTPPLEDSGFQYGFNSNYLKKVVSYWRNQFDWKKQVEILNQYPHFKTKIEGIDIHFIHVKPTKPPAGHKVKPLLMIHGWPGSFYEFYKIIPLLTDPESHGMNYNQVFEVICPSIPGYGFSEAPYKQGFNTVAAAQIFCKLMSRLGFQEFFVQGGDWGSLICTNIAQMAPLQVKGIHMNMCLLDSQTFFVLGSLLVGRWFPSLFGFQKRDLELLYPAKNILYTMFRESGYMHIQATKPDTVGCALNNCPVGLAAYILEKFSTWRTSEYLYLEDGGLEKKFPLDDLLTNVMIYWVTGNIIPSQRFYKENMGRGIGVEKHSKMQVFVPAGLSTFPYELLHCPESWARKKFPSLCSYTHMSRGGHFAAFEEPLLLAEDIQKFMGAIKGK; translated from the exons ATGTGGTTACAGATTTTTGTCGTCCTGTTTGTGGTCCGTTTAATCTACTGGATCCGTAacaggaaaaataatgaaaaattggaaatgaaagaCGCATGGTGGGGCCCAGGAAGTAAGCCTAGGTCACAGGAGGATGACAGTATCCGTCCCTTCAAGGTGGAAACCTCAGAGGAGGAGATCAAG GACTTACACCAGAGGATTGATATGACTCGATACACACCGCCCCTGGAAGATTCCGGCTTCCAATATGGGTTCAACTCTAATTACCTAAAGAAGGTGGTTTCCTATTGGAGGAACCAGTTTGATTGGAAGAAGCAGGTGGAGATTCTCAACCAATACCCTCATTTCAAAACTAAGATTGAAG GGATTGACATCCACTTTATCCACGTGAAGCCCACAAAACCACCAGCAGGCCACAAAGTAAAACCATTGTTAATGATTCATGGTTGGCCTGGCTCCTTCTACGAATTTTACAAGATCATACCCCTCCTGACTGACCCTGAGAGCCATGGCATGAATTATAACCAGGTCTTTGAAGTCATCTGCCCTTCCATTCCTGGCTATGGCTTCTCTGAAGCACCTTACAAGCAAG GCTTCAACACTGTGGCTGCTGCTCAGATCTTCTGTAAACTGATGAGCCGCCTGGGCTTCCAAGAATTCTTCGTCCAGGGTGGTGACTGGGGTTCTCTGATCTGTACCAACATAGCCCAGATGGCGCCCTT ACAGGTGAAAGGCATCCATATGAATATGTGCTTGCTTGATTCTCAAACCTTCTTCGTCTTGGGGTCTCTTCTGGTGGGACGGTGGTTCCCATCGCTTTTTGGCTTCCAGAAGAGGGATTTGGAGTTGTTGTACCCTGCCAAAAATATCCTCTATACAATGTTTAGGGAATCTGGCTACATGCACATCCAGGCCACCAAGCCTGATACTGTAG GCTGTGCACTGAATAACTGCCCTGTGGGATTGGCTGCCTATATCCTGGAGAAGTTCTCCACATGGCGCACTTCAGAATATCTATACCTAGAGGATGGAGGCCTGGAGAA GAAGTTTCCTTTGGATGATCTGCTGACTAATGTCATGATCTACTGGGTGACCGGCAACATCATCCCCTCACAGCGATTCTACAAGGAGAATATGGGCCGAGGCATAGGTGTAGAGAAGCATTCAAA GATGCAGGTATTTGTGCCCGCTGGTCTGTCCACCTTTCCCTATGAGCTGCTGCACTGCCCAGAAAGTTGGGCTCGGAAAAAATTCCCCTCTCTCTGCTCCTACACTCATATGTCCCGAGGGGGCCACTTTGCTGCCTTTGAGGAGCCTCTGCTGCTTGCAGAAGACATCCAAAAGTTCATGGGGGCAATAAAGGGGAAGTGA